A genomic window from Haliaeetus albicilla chromosome 10, bHalAlb1.1, whole genome shotgun sequence includes:
- the MRPL24 gene encoding large ribosomal subunit protein uL24m, translating to MRLSALLCAGRLRLPPGYRHGTWRPDTAAAQRRNPPGLRRRKVFVEPIAKEDWKVFRGDTVQVLAGKDAGKQAMVTQVVRARNWVVVEGLNTHYRYVNRTAKYTGTYIASEAPLLLSQISLVDPEDRKPTEVEWRYTEEGERVRVSLRSGRIIPLPLQQRRDGIVPEQWIDGPKDTAVEDALDKTYLPSLKTFEEEIMDAMGIVETRRAKKSYWY from the exons ATGCGCCTCTCGGCCCTGCTGTGCGCGGGGCGGCTGCGGCTGCCCCCCGGTTACCGGCACGGCACGTGGCGCCCCGACACCGCCGCCGCCCAGCGCCGCAACCCCCCCGGGCTGCGACGCCGCAAGGTCTTCGTGGAGCCCATTGCCAAGGAGGACTGGAAGGTGTTTCGGGGCGATACG GTCCAGGTCCTCGCCGGGAAGGACGCGGGGAAGCAGGCGATGGTCACCCAGGTCGTGCGAGCCCGTAactgggtggtggtggaggggCTGAACACG CACTACCGCTACGTCAACCGAACCGCCAAGTACACCGGGACGTACATCGCCAGCGAGGCGCCGCTGCTGCTCAGCCAGATCTCCCTGGTGGACCCCGAGGACCG GAAGCCAACGGAGGTAGAATGGCGATACACGGAGGAGGGCGAGCGGGTCCGCGTCTCCCTGCGCAGTGGCCGGATCATCCCCTTGCCCTTGCAGCAGCGCCGGGACGGCATCGTCCCTGAGCAGTGGATTg ATGGCCCGAAGGACACGGCGGTGGAGGATGCGCTGGACAAGACGTACCTGCCGTCCCTGAAGACCTTTGAGGAGGAGATCATGGACGCCATGGGGATTGTGGAGACACGCAGGGCCAAGAAATCCTACTGGTATTAA
- the METTL25B gene encoding methyltransferase-like protein 25B translates to MAAPPCPALQREQQRAADIIRLLTLYRPLLDAYIIDFFTEGLWAQLPPPWQAALATAAPLQLAGLLGGLGGPGAAWPLSLLAFAAATRALAFPRGCPGGSPRPPCQSTRLHPLLRRHVKPKKQHEIRRLGKLLQRLTQATGCDRVVDVGAGQGHLSRFLAFGLGLSVTAVEGDGRLAGMAERFDQELLRELGKTGVPGNKGLPRCHQTAPCHSPPSPLTPRGPRHVAGRLDPSAPWGEFLLPPDPPGPGPTTRNPLGGPGGSEGGQRVLVTGLHACGDLSPALLRHFTRSPAVAAVASVACCYMKLSTPPEHPSSSPGYPLSAWVAKLPGHELSYRAREAACHALEEYVGRLRGESGCLRTHCYRAVLETLIRAANPSKKRPGVQTVKKAHTLSFPQYARLGLPRVGLDPAAISLDSEAVEAMLEQQHKVVAFFSLTLLLAPLVETLILLDRLLYLREQGFQCALVPLFDPRFSPRNLVLVAARTPLGAVLSGLDEDSSEDEDTGVAEPSGQKQSPPAPSARREPQ, encoded by the exons ATGGCAGCCCCCCCGTGCCCTGCCCTGCAGCGGGAGCAGCAGCGAGCGGCCGACATCATCCGCCTCCTAACGCTCTACCGGCCCCTGCTCGATGCCTACATCATC GACTTCTTCACCGAGGGGCTGTGGGCGCAGCTCCCCCCGCCCTGGCAGGCCGCCCTGGCCACCGCCGCCCCCCTGCAGCTggctgggctcctggggggcctgggggggccgggggccgccTGGCCCCTCTCCCTCCTGGCCTTTGCCGCTGCCACCCGTGCCCTCGCCTTCCCCCGCGGGTGCCCAGGGGGGTCCCCACGCCCCCCCTGCCAGAGCACCCGCCTGCACCCCCTGCTCCGCCGCCACGTCAAGCCCAAAAAGCAGCATGAGATCCGGCGCCTGGGGAAG ctgctgcagcggCTGACCCAGGCCACCGGCTGTGACCGCGTGGTAGACGTCGGAGCGGGGCAG ggccACCTCTCACGCTTCCTGGCCTTTGGCCTTGGCTTATCTGTCACGGCAGTGGAGGGTGACGGCCGCCTGGCCGGCATGGCGGAGCGCTTCgaccaggagctgctgcgggAGCTGGGGAAAACGGGGGTGCCAGGAAACAAGGGGCTGCCCCGGTGCCACCAAACCGCCCCCTGCCACAGCCCTCCATCTCCCCTCACCCCCCGGGGCCCGCGCCATGTGGCTGGCCGCCTCGATCCCAGTGCTCCTTGGGGGGAGTTCCTGTTGccccctgaccccccagggccgGGTCCCACTACCAGGAACCCActggggggtccgggggggtccGAGGGGGGGCAGCGGGTGCTGGTGACGGGGCTGCATGCCTGCGGGGAcctcagcccagccctgctgcgTCACTTCACCCGCAGCCCCGCCGTGGCCGCTGTCGCCTCGGTGGCCTGCTGCTACATGAAGCTCTCTACCCCCCCAGAACACCCCAGTTCTTCCCCTGGCTACCCTCTGAGCGCTTGGGTAGCCAAATTACCGGGCCATGAACTCTCCTACCGGGCACGGGAAGCCGCTTGCCACGCGTTGGAGGAATATGTGGGGCGGTTGAGGGGGGAGAGTGGCTGCCTGCGCACCCACTGCTACCGCGCCGTCCTCGAGACCCTCATCCGGGCGGCCAACCCCAGCAAGAAGCGCCCAGGAGTGCAGACGGTGAAGAAGGCGCACACCCTCAGCTTCCCCCA GTACGCCCgcctggggctgccccgtgTGGGGCTGGATCCAGCCGCCATCTCGCTGGACTCGGAGGCCGTGGAGGCCATGTTGGAACAGCAGCACAAGGTGGTGGCTTTCTTCAGCCTGACCCTGCTACTGGCACCGCTGGTGGAGACCCTCATCCTCCTCGACCGCTTGCTCTACCTGCGGGAGCAAG GTTTCCAGTGTGCTCTCGTCCCCCTTTTCGATCCCCGGTTCTCCCCACGCAACCTGGTGCTGGTGGCCGCACGGACACCCCTGGGCGCAGTGCTGTCAGGCCTGGATGAGGACAGCAGCGAGGATGAGGATACGGGGGTGGCAGAGCCCTCTGGACAGAAGCAGAGCCCCCCGGCTCCCAGTGCCAGGCGTGAACCACAATAA